One Deinococcus humi genomic window, TCGACTGAAGTTCATCTGGCGGATGTGATCGACAAGGTTGAGGGAGCGAATGTAATACGTTGCAAGCAGAGCGGCCAACTGGAGTGCCTGACCAAGTTCACCTGCCTGCCGGAGGGCGTACGGCAGGACACCGCCCCGCACTTCATTTGGCAGCTCAGGAAAGTAGGCCGCGAATGAAACAGGTTCAGGCGCTTCTCCAAGCAGAAGTTGGCGAAGCTGACGCTCTGCAACGATCTCAGGCGCTTGCCCCATGAAGTTGATCCTCATATCGGTGCCATGGGCCTGCACCGGGACGAGTCTCAGGGTCATTGTCGATACTCGTCCCGTCGTGGTCTCGCTGAGCAGGGATACCTGCACATCCAGGGCATCCAGGCGGTCAACGAAGCGAACCTTTCGATACCCGAAGTGGGGAGGGGCAAGGGTCCGGAGGGCGGCGCGGTCTTCCGGCCCGCGAACGTTCAGTTCGAGTTCTAGACTCTCATCCTGCGCGCGGGTCACCCGCCTTGCCTGATATAGGCGGTCGCCCAGGAGCACCACGTGTCCCGCAAGTCCACGCGACGCCCCTGACGTCCCCGGCTTGCGGGCGCTCTCCGTCTTGACGCGGACCGGAGTGGGACGTTTCAGCTTTTGCAGGGTCGCGTTGACGATGCGCTGGACTCCGTTCGAACGCGTCAAAAAACCCGTGGTCGATCGGACACCCGGCACCTCCGTATCGTCCAGTCTCACGGGCAGGATGTACGCCTGGTGATCCAGAAACGCCCGCGCTTGGGCGCTCTCCCGTTCGAGCCTGGTCCAGGCCTTCTTGACATAGTTCCTGGAGAGAAACATGATGCAGAACCGGGCCTGGTTGCGGTAGATGTCGTCCAGATACTCGTAGAGATTGCTGCCCCACAACTCGCTCTCAATATCCGCATCACGGTCGTAAAAGGTCTTGACCCCTGCTGCCGTGAGCGCCTCATAGACCTGGTGGACGAACTTGCGATCCTCGCCCGCAAACGAGAGACAGACGTCGAAGGGATATGCCTTGTTGCTCTCGCGAGACTTCGCTTTGACCGCAGGGAGCCTGGCACTGATCCGTTTCGCTGCAGCCGGTTTCGCCGCTAGGAACCCGTCAATCACTTCCTGCCGGGCACGCAACTGCGTCCTGACGTCGGTGAGTGTGCCGTAGCTCATTCGGCCCAGCGCCTCAAACGCCTTCGCGCTGGTCTGTCCCCCAGGGGTACCTTTCAGCAACCGTAAGGCTTCCCGGTTCCACCGCTGGATCTCTGACTTCAGCTTGAGGGCTGCGGCAGAGGCGTCAAACTGCTCGGGCTTCCTCTTGCGGAGGAGGGGTTGCAGCGCGGCGCGGTGGGCATCCAGCTTTTTGCGCGTCATATGATCTCCCGGGCCACGGCCACCACCACCAGCACGAGGGGGACGTAAAAGACCAGCATGGCGGGGCGGAACGCACTGACGGCCCACGTCTCTGCGGTCAGGGCGTCCAGCTGGAAGTCAAAGGCATCCTGCTGCCCCTGCCGGGTCAGGTTGAAGATCCGCCGGTATTGATGTTCCCGAGCGAGCAGGTAGGCGTCCAGTGCCCAGAAGATGACCGTCGGCACGAGGGCCAGTGTCGCCAGCCGCTCCTGCCCCGTCGCCCCGCTGAAAGTCAGCAGGGCTGTCACCAGCGTCACTGCCCACCCCTTAAGCAGGAACCCGTTGGTAGACAGGCGTCCAATGATGCCCTGGAGGAGTTCGAGCGACTTGCGCTGATCTTCGGTCAGCAGGGGGAAGGTCACCGGATCATCATAGGGCCCGCTCCTCCTGAGCAAGCAGCGTTTTGACCACCGCGTGCAGGATGCCCTGCACCATCTCGTCGCTCAGATTCTGTCCAGACTGCACGTAGATCAGGCTACGGCTGAACAATGCGTCCGCGAGCCGGAGCACCTCGGGGGCGGGCGTGGTGGGATCTGCGAGGCGTTCCATCGTTTCTCGGGCATTCACTGCGTACCGCCGTAATACTTGTGGATGTACTGCACGAGGTTCCACATTTCCTGAAGGGAAGTGCCACTGTACGCCCAGGAGAAGGTGGTGATGTCCTCCATGTTGCCTTGCTTGCGGTAGCCCGCCCGGTGCTGGAATTCCTGAAGGCTGATGCCCCAGGCGTCATGCGCCTCGATCAGGGTTCGCAGTTCCTCCAGAGAGTGAAGACTCCGGATGCTCGTCGTCCTGCTCCAATTCATGGCTGATCTTACCCAGCCCAGGAAAGCCAGCGCAGGGCATGGCCTGCATGCTGATATCTGGCCTCGCCGCCGCCTCCTTGCTTCTACACTTTGACCATGATGCGTTCCACTTCGGCGGTCGCGCTCCTTGCACTCTGCTCCAGCGCCCTCACGGCTCCTGTCCTGGGTCAGCGGATTGATCTGTCGCGGCGCGCGGTCACCGCGCTGAAGGCCACCGGCCTCTGTCAGGAACTCTCGTGCAAGGACGCCGTGATCGCCCGGATTGATCCCCGCACCACCTACCTTGGTGTGCTTGACGGGGGCGCGTTTACCTATCTGGTCGATGGGAAGGTAGCCATGATGGGCTGGATGGGCCGCCCGCATGGCGAGAGTCCTCTCACGCCGAGTCCAGCACAATTCAATCGCCTTGCCTCGAGGGGAGCAGGACAGGCTATCCCCCGCAGCTGGCTTAAAGTGACCTGGGACAACTAGGACGGCACCCTCGGCCTGGATCCCATGAACTTGCCCCGCGCCGTGCAGGAGAGCACGGTCTATGGATCGAAGACTGGATCCGGGGCCTGGATGACGCTCTACATGGTTCAGTCGGCGCACGAGGTCAGGTTGCGCGCCTTGATCAACCGTGTAGAGCCGGCCAACGCTCAGGCGGTGGCGGCACGGTTTATTCAGGCCATGAAGGGGCCTTTGAGTCCCATCCCGGGGCGCTGCCGGGCTAAGGAGACGCCGCTGATGGCCACCGTGCTGCTGGACGACACAACGTACACGCGGTTTAACGCCTACTTCAGGAAGCTGGGCATGCCCGCCACCGGATGCTGCGGCTCACCCCCAACGTGGAGCCTGCCTGGCCTGAGCGGCTCAAGCGTTTACGTCGAAACCCGCAGTTTTGATGTGGGAGCGGAGTTGCCGAACGCCTGTGTCGGTGGGGGATCCATGTAAAGGCCACAGGGCGAACCAATACGACCGCGCTGGTGCACGTCTGGAACAATGGCCTGACCCTCCTGATCAGTTCGTCGGCCTCAGCTCGGGTGAGGCTGGGAG contains:
- a CDS encoding toll/interleukin-1 receptor domain-containing protein encodes the protein MTRKKLDAHRAALQPLLRKRKPEQFDASAAALKLKSEIQRWNREALRLLKGTPGGQTSAKAFEALGRMSYGTLTDVRTQLRARQEVIDGFLAAKPAAAKRISARLPAVKAKSRESNKAYPFDVCLSFAGEDRKFVHQVYEALTAAGVKTFYDRDADIESELWGSNLYEYLDDIYRNQARFCIMFLSRNYVKKAWTRLERESAQARAFLDHQAYILPVRLDDTEVPGVRSTTGFLTRSNGVQRIVNATLQKLKRPTPVRVKTESARKPGTSGASRGLAGHVVLLGDRLYQARRVTRAQDESLELELNVRGPEDRAALRTLAPPHFGYRKVRFVDRLDALDVQVSLLSETTTGRVSTMTLRLVPVQAHGTDMRINFMGQAPEIVAERQLRQLLLGEAPEPVSFAAYFPELPNEVRGGVLPYALRQAGELGQALQLAALLATYYIRSLNLVDHIRQMNFSRTTAARVTVVFKGSLKVPGGQPPVAEVNLRGTVSLSYSRGK